From one Conyzicola nivalis genomic stretch:
- a CDS encoding ATP-binding protein yields MSLRNQLLLLQALIVCVVVLATGIVAASLSERQVRDAYLDRMIGVAQSVAGLPAIRDAFDDPDPAAVIQPIAEVIREASNVTYVVVTDARGIRYSHPDADRIGERVSTDPSVPLSGEMYVGTQTGTLGESWRAKVPVRLDDGTVVGTVSVGILESSLRADFVGGLGGLVIALIASAVVGIFGAGWVTAIIRRRIYRLEPKEIASLVGSRETMLHGLSEGVISVDENGVIVLVNDAALELLALEADTLTGHAAAEVLEAPLVAVLERGEAGGQLVLAGERILVARSTGTELDGHAVGATLLVRDHTELHQLLREMDGAQSLTNGLRAQAHEFANKLHVISGLLELGLVAEARDFVERTGTGGALRVAGEEVIREIPELAALLLVKASHARELGMGLAITPSEPLPAVLRSDAAATLREDLVTVVGNLIDNALEACAAGNRIELSFAIDDGLVRLTVDDDGSGIAPDQYERVFEEGVSSKSVPDAGTGGADAGTGGGADAGPGTAATLRRRGIGLALVRRIVERSGGRATVGRSSLGGARFTVELPLGAEVLAAAGVAAAAGARAGTATR; encoded by the coding sequence ATGTCGCTTCGAAACCAGCTCCTGCTGTTGCAGGCGCTCATCGTGTGCGTCGTTGTGCTGGCGACCGGGATCGTGGCGGCGAGCCTGTCGGAACGCCAGGTGCGCGACGCCTACCTCGACCGGATGATCGGAGTCGCCCAGTCGGTCGCCGGTCTCCCCGCGATCCGGGACGCGTTCGACGACCCGGACCCCGCGGCGGTCATCCAGCCCATCGCCGAGGTGATCCGTGAGGCGTCGAACGTGACCTACGTCGTGGTGACCGACGCCCGCGGCATCCGCTATTCGCATCCCGATGCCGACCGCATCGGCGAACGGGTCTCGACCGACCCGTCCGTGCCGCTCTCCGGCGAGATGTACGTCGGCACCCAGACCGGCACGCTCGGCGAATCGTGGCGCGCGAAGGTGCCCGTGCGGCTCGACGACGGCACCGTCGTCGGCACGGTGTCGGTCGGAATCCTCGAATCGTCGCTGCGGGCCGACTTCGTGGGCGGCCTGGGCGGCCTGGTCATCGCGCTCATCGCGTCGGCGGTCGTCGGCATCTTCGGAGCGGGGTGGGTGACCGCGATCATCCGGCGACGCATCTACCGTCTGGAGCCGAAGGAGATCGCGTCGCTCGTCGGGTCGCGCGAGACGATGCTGCACGGACTGAGCGAGGGCGTGATCAGCGTGGACGAGAACGGCGTGATCGTTCTCGTCAACGACGCCGCGCTCGAGCTGCTCGCGCTGGAGGCCGACACGCTGACCGGTCACGCGGCGGCGGAGGTCTTGGAAGCGCCGCTCGTCGCGGTGCTGGAACGCGGGGAGGCCGGCGGGCAGCTGGTGCTCGCGGGCGAGCGCATCCTCGTCGCCCGCAGTACGGGCACCGAGCTCGACGGGCACGCGGTCGGCGCGACGCTGCTCGTGCGCGACCACACGGAGCTGCACCAGCTGCTGCGCGAGATGGACGGAGCGCAGTCGCTGACCAACGGCCTGCGCGCCCAGGCGCACGAGTTCGCGAACAAGCTGCACGTGATCTCCGGCCTGCTCGAGCTCGGGCTCGTCGCCGAGGCGCGCGACTTCGTCGAACGCACCGGGACCGGCGGCGCGCTGCGCGTGGCCGGCGAGGAGGTCATCCGCGAGATCCCGGAGCTCGCGGCGCTGCTGCTGGTGAAGGCCAGCCATGCGCGGGAGCTCGGAATGGGGCTGGCCATCACCCCGTCGGAGCCACTGCCGGCGGTGCTGCGGTCCGATGCTGCGGCCACCCTGCGCGAGGACCTCGTGACCGTCGTCGGCAACCTGATCGACAATGCGCTCGAGGCCTGCGCCGCGGGCAACCGCATCGAACTGAGTTTCGCGATCGACGACGGTCTCGTGCGACTGACCGTCGACGACGACGGGTCGGGTATCGCGCCGGACCAGTACGAGCGGGTATTCGAGGAGGGCGTGAGTTCGAAGTCGGTTCCGGATGCCGGGACGGGCGGGGCGGATGCGGGGACGGGCGGCGGGGCGGATGCCGGCCCGGGGACGGCGGCCACCCTGCGGCGCCGGGGTATCGGGCTGGCACTCGTGCGTCGCATCGTCGAACGCTCCGGCGGACGGGCGACCGTCGGCCGGTCGTCTCTCGGGGGAGCGCGGTTCACGGTGGAGCTGCCGCTGGGCGCCGAGGTGCTGGCGGCCGCGGGTGTGGCTGCGGCGGCGGGTGCGCGGGCCGGGACGGCGACGCGGTGA
- a CDS encoding FUSC family protein, whose amino-acid sequence MRISGSTLRARLTVRAWITHSRLLLAAKTALAVGIAWFVAPFVPGVADDYPYYAPLGALISMTPTLMGSVRVGLQTLVGLAVGIVLAGAVILFAEPNFLTIALVVGIGVLVSGFRWLSQSGGYAPVAALFVLIVGGGDAESYSVGYIVQMGVGIAVGLIVNLSIFPPLRITAAVSGLSDFRTLLATHLDEMADALVDSWPPQNEDWADRSDTLRETADAVREALRDAEETGKGNPRARLHKRDLGSDYSDLYDLESITFHVRDMTDVLAAAIWQRSFSAELPAQLRGPLGDALRAIAAVLESRNAGDDVSDAVTAADDALEAALARLDDQHDSAPSSLSTAASVAVSARRILAIMRERPNGAAAGGVEQTTNGAATARSGDPVSSARVIAAARAPTRVRALGPRRRCRAWPS is encoded by the coding sequence ATGCGTATTTCTGGCTCCACCCTGCGCGCACGCCTGACCGTGCGCGCCTGGATAACGCACTCGCGCCTCCTGCTCGCGGCCAAGACCGCCCTCGCCGTGGGCATCGCGTGGTTCGTCGCACCGTTCGTGCCGGGCGTCGCCGACGACTACCCGTACTACGCGCCCCTCGGCGCGTTGATCAGCATGACGCCCACCCTCATGGGCTCGGTGCGCGTCGGCCTGCAGACCCTGGTCGGGCTCGCGGTCGGCATCGTGCTGGCCGGGGCGGTCATCCTGTTCGCGGAGCCCAATTTCCTCACCATCGCGCTCGTCGTGGGCATCGGCGTGCTCGTCTCGGGATTCCGGTGGCTCAGCCAGAGCGGCGGATACGCCCCGGTCGCCGCGCTGTTCGTGCTCATCGTCGGCGGCGGCGACGCGGAGTCGTACTCGGTCGGCTACATCGTGCAGATGGGTGTCGGCATCGCGGTCGGGCTCATCGTGAACCTCAGCATCTTCCCGCCGCTGCGCATCACCGCCGCGGTGTCGGGGCTCAGCGACTTCCGCACCCTGCTCGCCACCCACCTCGACGAGATGGCCGACGCGCTCGTCGACAGCTGGCCGCCCCAGAACGAAGACTGGGCCGACCGCAGCGACACGCTGCGCGAGACGGCGGACGCCGTGCGCGAGGCGCTGCGCGACGCCGAGGAGACCGGCAAGGGCAACCCCCGCGCGCGTCTGCACAAGCGCGACCTCGGCAGCGACTACTCCGACCTCTACGATCTGGAATCCATAACCTTCCACGTGCGTGACATGACCGATGTGCTCGCCGCGGCCATCTGGCAGCGCTCGTTCTCGGCCGAGCTCCCCGCCCAACTGCGCGGGCCGCTCGGCGACGCGCTGCGCGCCATCGCGGCCGTACTGGAGTCGCGCAACGCCGGAGACGACGTCTCCGACGCGGTCACGGCCGCCGACGACGCCCTCGAGGCCGCACTCGCACGACTCGACGACCAGCACGACAGCGCGCCCTCGTCGCTCAGCACCGCGGCTTCGGTGGCGGTGAGCGCGAGGCGCATCCTGGCCATCATGCGCGAGCGGCCGAACGGCGCAGCGGCGGGCGGGGTGGAACAGACGACGAACGGGGCCGCCACTGCGAGAAGTGGCGACCCCGTGTCTTCAGCGCGGGTTATTGCTGCTGCGCGCGCTCCAACACGAGTTCGCGCACTCGGGCCGCGTCGGCGGTGCCGCGCATGGCCTTCATGA
- a CDS encoding antibiotic biosynthesis monooxygenase has translation MITHSKASLSIISETHAAAEVDAVLGLEPTRTAEIGDRKALSGLPRKYSLWVLEAEAHDGLDPLESLAEVLRGKAAALESLRGNYSTEIVYGGFSDSSQGSFVFSAGLMADLGALGCDFLGTTYLEEPEYDTPNVREEVVLPVIPGREDEFETAFATAQHIVAASPGFRDLTLSRGIETPNHYLLLIEWDSLEAHEQGFRGSPAYDEWRSQLHHFYEPMPEVAHFTELARLRG, from the coding sequence GTGATTACGCACAGCAAGGCCTCCCTCTCGATCATCAGCGAGACGCACGCGGCGGCCGAGGTGGACGCCGTGCTCGGCCTCGAACCGACGCGCACCGCGGAGATCGGCGACCGGAAGGCGCTCAGCGGGCTGCCGCGCAAATACTCGCTCTGGGTGCTCGAGGCCGAGGCGCACGACGGGCTCGACCCGCTCGAATCGCTCGCCGAGGTGCTGCGCGGCAAGGCGGCGGCGCTCGAGTCGCTGCGCGGAAACTACTCGACCGAGATCGTCTACGGCGGCTTCTCCGACAGTTCGCAGGGCAGCTTCGTCTTCTCCGCCGGGCTGATGGCCGACCTGGGCGCGCTCGGCTGCGACTTCCTCGGCACGACCTATCTCGAGGAGCCCGAGTACGACACCCCGAACGTGCGCGAGGAGGTCGTGCTGCCGGTGATCCCCGGACGCGAGGACGAGTTCGAGACCGCTTTTGCGACGGCGCAGCACATCGTCGCGGCGTCGCCCGGCTTCCGCGATCTCACGCTGTCGCGCGGCATCGAGACGCCGAACCACTACCTGCTGCTCATCGAGTGGGACTCGCTCGAGGCCCACGAACAGGGCTTCCGCGGCTCGCCGGCCTACGACGAGTGGCGGTCGCAGCTGCACCACTTCTACGAGCCGATGCCCGAGGTGGCGCACTTCACCGAGCTGGCGCGGCTGCGCGGCTAG
- a CDS encoding SatD family protein — protein MDAPANAVAVIVDVSKSRAHADRRELQRQIEAAFGRVNDLVTANQPLQPTVGDEFQAAYADLTTALSATLLARLSLPEGVDCRFGLGLGELATIGTGVAGALQDGSAWWAARRAIDEARRHEYSKLGFVRTWFRAAEPSSTEALVNAYLLGRDQIVTAMNPRARRLLLGQLLGETQGVLAQQEGITQSAVSQNLARSGANAVIAGEALLLETSGVFG, from the coding sequence ATGGATGCCCCAGCTAACGCCGTCGCCGTGATCGTGGACGTTTCGAAGTCCCGCGCGCACGCCGACCGGCGCGAGCTCCAACGCCAGATCGAGGCGGCGTTCGGGCGCGTCAACGACCTGGTCACGGCCAACCAGCCGTTGCAGCCGACCGTCGGCGACGAGTTCCAGGCCGCGTACGCCGACCTGACCACCGCGTTGAGCGCGACGCTGCTGGCCCGGCTCTCGCTGCCCGAGGGCGTGGACTGCCGCTTCGGCCTCGGGCTCGGCGAGCTCGCGACCATCGGCACCGGTGTCGCAGGTGCGTTGCAAGATGGTTCCGCATGGTGGGCCGCGAGGAGGGCGATCGATGAGGCACGCAGACACGAGTACTCGAAGCTCGGCTTCGTTCGCACGTGGTTCCGCGCGGCCGAACCCAGCTCGACCGAGGCCCTCGTGAACGCCTACCTGCTCGGTCGCGACCAGATCGTCACCGCCATGAATCCGCGGGCGCGGCGGCTGCTGCTCGGTCAGCTGCTCGGCGAAACGCAGGGCGTGCTCGCCCAGCAGGAGGGCATCACGCAGTCCGCGGTGTCGCAGAACCTCGCCCGCAGCGGGGCGAACGCGGTGATCGCCGGCGAGGCGCTCTTGCTCGAGACGTCGGGGGTATTCGGATGA
- a CDS encoding response regulator yields MTVSPKLRTIIVDDDVEVAALHARFVAVHPAFEVVATAHSGPEALQLIEQNRPDLVLLDFDLPGLSGLDVLRGFRALGGHQPEVIAVTAARDVDSVRQARSAGIQHYLVKPFTAANLQARLEDVARDRLALLESLTNDGLAQRDIDALMRSGARGRVQPGRPAPLPKGLSAPTLETVEGALAGAPNSSAAEIATLSGLSRVSARRYLEYLVSVQRARKSLDYETAGRPSARFSVLR; encoded by the coding sequence GTGACCGTTTCGCCGAAGCTGCGCACCATCATCGTCGACGACGACGTGGAGGTGGCGGCCCTGCACGCCCGGTTCGTCGCGGTGCATCCGGCGTTCGAGGTGGTCGCGACCGCGCACAGCGGACCGGAGGCCCTGCAGCTCATCGAACAGAACCGTCCCGACCTCGTGCTGCTCGACTTCGACCTGCCCGGACTGTCGGGGCTCGACGTGCTGCGCGGCTTCCGTGCGCTCGGCGGGCACCAGCCGGAGGTGATCGCGGTGACCGCCGCGCGGGATGTCGACAGCGTGCGGCAGGCGCGCAGCGCGGGGATCCAGCACTACCTGGTGAAGCCGTTCACCGCCGCCAACCTGCAGGCCCGGCTCGAGGATGTAGCGCGCGACCGCCTGGCCCTGCTCGAGTCGCTCACGAACGACGGGCTCGCCCAGCGGGACATCGACGCGCTGATGCGCTCGGGAGCGCGCGGGCGCGTACAGCCGGGACGCCCCGCACCGCTGCCGAAGGGGCTGAGCGCACCCACGCTCGAGACGGTGGAGGGCGCGCTGGCCGGGGCTCCGAACAGTTCCGCGGCGGAGATCGCGACCCTGTCGGGACTCTCGCGGGTGAGCGCCCGGCGCTACCTGGAGTACCTCGTCTCGGTGCAGCGCGCGCGCAAGTCGCTCGACTATGAGACCGCGGGGCGTCCGTCGGCCCGCTTCAGCGTCCTGCGCTGA
- the gatC gene encoding Asp-tRNA(Asn)/Glu-tRNA(Gln) amidotransferase subunit GatC: MSEITTDVVSHLANLARIALTPEEIATLSGELGAILDNVAKVSEVATPDVPATSHPIPLFNVFRPDVAGETLTAAQALAGAPEHDGARFKVSAILGEEQ; encoded by the coding sequence ATGTCTGAAATCACGACCGACGTCGTCTCGCACCTCGCGAACCTCGCGCGGATAGCGCTGACGCCCGAAGAGATCGCCACGCTTTCGGGCGAACTCGGCGCGATCCTCGACAACGTCGCCAAGGTGAGCGAGGTGGCCACGCCCGACGTGCCCGCGACGAGCCACCCGATCCCGCTGTTCAACGTGTTCCGTCCCGACGTGGCCGGCGAGACCCTGACCGCAGCGCAGGCGCTCGCCGGAGCCCCCGAGCACGACGGCGCCCGCTTCAAGGTGTCCGCCATTCTCGGAGAGGAGCAGTAA
- a CDS encoding alpha/beta hydrolase: MPRRSRPWIRRKRNAIPLALLASGLGVLLVSLVSPWPAALLIRLVFEKGAADTVAEMEPYAPADGVGQHLDVSYADGGAHTTLDVFTPEAGNEALPTVVWIHGGAWISGDKRDIAPYARILADRGYTVVTLNYTVSPETTYPTALNELNTALGFLSRNAADYRIDPTRFVIAGDSAGSQFTSQLATVVTNPDYARLLGVDPAIDAEQLRAVILNCGIYDVSGIPDVPGIGGWGFRTALWSYIGDRDWSRHPAGQEMSTVDYVTEDFPQTWISGGNGDPLTATQSRPFASRLEALGVPVTGVFYDTDHAPSLPHEYQFHLDFVDARAALESTVRFLDSVTC; this comes from the coding sequence ATGCCCCGACGGTCACGGCCCTGGATCCGCCGCAAGAGGAACGCCATCCCGCTCGCGCTGCTGGCCTCGGGGCTCGGAGTCCTGCTGGTCTCACTGGTCAGCCCGTGGCCGGCCGCCCTGCTGATCCGGCTCGTCTTCGAGAAGGGGGCGGCCGACACTGTTGCGGAGATGGAGCCGTACGCGCCGGCCGACGGCGTCGGGCAGCACCTGGACGTTTCCTACGCCGACGGCGGTGCCCACACCACCCTCGACGTGTTCACGCCCGAGGCCGGGAACGAGGCGCTGCCGACGGTCGTCTGGATCCACGGCGGTGCCTGGATCTCGGGGGATAAACGCGACATCGCGCCCTATGCTCGCATCCTCGCCGACCGCGGCTACACGGTGGTGACCCTGAACTACACGGTCTCACCCGAGACGACGTACCCGACGGCGCTGAACGAGCTCAATACCGCGCTGGGCTTTCTCTCGCGAAACGCCGCCGACTATCGCATCGACCCGACGCGGTTCGTCATCGCCGGAGACTCTGCCGGATCGCAGTTCACGAGCCAACTCGCGACGGTGGTGACGAACCCCGACTACGCGCGCCTGCTGGGCGTCGATCCGGCGATCGACGCGGAGCAGTTGCGGGCGGTCATCCTGAACTGCGGGATTTACGACGTGAGCGGCATCCCTGACGTGCCCGGCATCGGCGGTTGGGGGTTCCGCACGGCGCTCTGGTCGTACATCGGCGACAGGGACTGGTCGCGGCACCCCGCGGGGCAGGAGATGTCGACCGTGGACTACGTCACGGAGGACTTTCCGCAGACCTGGATCTCCGGCGGCAACGGCGACCCGCTGACTGCCACCCAGTCGCGCCCGTTCGCGAGCCGGTTGGAAGCTCTGGGCGTGCCGGTGACCGGCGTGTTCTACGACACGGACCACGCGCCGTCGCTGCCGCATGAGTACCAGTTCCACCTCGACTTCGTCGACGCACGGGCGGCCCTGGAGTCGACAGTGCGGTTTCTCGACTCGGTGACCTGCTGA
- a CDS encoding macro domain-containing protein — protein sequence MTSLIATQADITRFPSDVIVNAANTSLLGGGGVDGAIHRAAGPRLLEATRLLGGARTGEAKMTDAFGIASAQKIIHTVGPVYASQSPAESAELLAHCYRNSLTLAAEFRSIAFPAISTGVYGYPAAAAAGVAVGAIREWLAGHPDTSLETVTLVAHSAADLAVLRAAL from the coding sequence GTGACATCCCTAATCGCGACCCAGGCCGACATCACCCGTTTCCCATCCGACGTCATCGTCAACGCAGCGAACACGAGCCTGCTCGGCGGTGGGGGAGTCGACGGCGCGATCCATCGCGCGGCCGGACCGCGGCTGCTCGAAGCGACGCGGCTCCTGGGCGGGGCGCGCACCGGGGAGGCGAAGATGACGGATGCGTTCGGTATCGCCAGCGCCCAAAAGATCATTCACACGGTGGGTCCGGTGTACGCGTCGCAATCTCCGGCCGAGAGCGCGGAGCTGCTGGCACACTGCTACCGCAACAGCCTCACACTCGCGGCGGAGTTCCGTTCGATAGCTTTTCCCGCGATCTCCACCGGCGTCTACGGGTACCCGGCTGCGGCGGCCGCCGGCGTCGCGGTCGGTGCGATCCGGGAGTGGCTCGCGGGTCACCCCGACACGTCGCTGGAGACGGTGACCCTCGTCGCGCACAGCGCGGCGGACCTGGCGGTGCTGCGCGCGGCGCTCTAG
- the gatB gene encoding Asp-tRNA(Asn)/Glu-tRNA(Gln) amidotransferase subunit GatB, with product MAKAELMDYDKALELFEPVLGFEVHIELNTKTKMFSDAPNPANSENQGAEPNTQITPVDLGLPGSLPVVNEQAVKFAISLGLALGCEIAPSSRFARKNYFYPDLAKNYQISQSDEPIAHDGNVEVELPNGRVFQVSIERAHMEEDAGKLTHVGGSTGRIQGAEYSLVDYNRAGVPLVEIVTNIIYGAEADAPDLAKAYVSTIRDIAVSLGISEAKMERGNLRCDANISLTPRGSGKLGTRTETKNVNSLRSVERAIRYEIQRQAAILAKGGTITQETRHWHEDTGVTSAGRPKSDADDYRYFPEPDLVPVRPSIELVEELRAALPEAPAVRRRRLKEAWSFTDLEFQDVLNSGLLVEVEETVAAGAAPAQARKWWTGEIARLANVAGVDASSLVSPLHVSLLIAMIEGGELTDRLARQVLEGVVAGEGSPAEVTKARGLVVVSDDGPLIAAIDEALAAQPDVLEKIRDGKVQAAGAVIGAVMKAMRGTADAARVRELVLERAQQQ from the coding sequence ATGGCCAAGGCAGAACTGATGGACTACGACAAGGCACTCGAGCTCTTCGAGCCGGTGCTCGGTTTCGAAGTGCACATCGAGCTCAACACGAAGACCAAGATGTTCTCCGATGCGCCGAACCCGGCCAACTCCGAGAACCAAGGCGCGGAGCCGAACACGCAGATCACGCCCGTCGACCTCGGACTGCCGGGGAGCCTGCCCGTCGTCAACGAGCAGGCGGTCAAGTTCGCGATCAGCCTCGGCCTCGCCCTCGGCTGCGAGATCGCGCCGTCGAGCCGCTTCGCGCGCAAGAACTACTTCTACCCGGACCTCGCGAAGAACTACCAGATCAGCCAGTCGGATGAACCGATCGCCCACGACGGCAACGTGGAGGTTGAACTGCCCAACGGCCGCGTCTTCCAGGTGTCGATCGAACGCGCCCACATGGAGGAGGACGCCGGCAAGCTCACGCACGTCGGCGGCTCGACCGGCCGCATCCAGGGCGCCGAGTACTCGCTCGTCGACTACAACCGTGCCGGTGTCCCTCTCGTCGAGATCGTGACCAACATCATCTACGGCGCCGAGGCCGACGCGCCCGATCTGGCGAAGGCCTACGTCTCGACGATCCGCGACATCGCCGTCTCGCTCGGCATCTCGGAGGCGAAGATGGAGCGCGGCAACTTGCGCTGCGACGCCAACATCTCGCTGACCCCGCGCGGCTCGGGCAAGCTCGGCACCCGCACCGAGACGAAGAACGTGAACTCGCTGCGCAGCGTCGAGCGTGCCATCCGCTACGAAATCCAGCGCCAGGCCGCCATCCTCGCGAAGGGCGGCACCATCACGCAGGAGACCCGTCACTGGCACGAAGACACCGGCGTCACGAGCGCCGGACGTCCGAAGAGCGACGCCGACGACTACCGCTACTTCCCGGAGCCCGACCTTGTGCCGGTGCGCCCCAGCATCGAACTGGTCGAGGAGCTGCGCGCCGCGCTGCCCGAGGCGCCGGCTGTGCGCCGCCGCCGCCTCAAGGAGGCGTGGAGCTTCACCGACCTCGAGTTCCAGGACGTGCTCAACTCCGGCCTGCTCGTCGAGGTTGAGGAAACCGTCGCCGCCGGTGCGGCACCGGCCCAGGCCCGCAAGTGGTGGACGGGCGAGATCGCCCGCCTCGCGAACGTGGCCGGCGTCGACGCGTCGTCGCTCGTCTCGCCGCTGCACGTGTCGTTGCTCATCGCGATGATCGAGGGCGGCGAGCTGACCGACCGTCTCGCGCGCCAGGTGCTCGAGGGCGTCGTGGCCGGCGAGGGCAGCCCCGCCGAGGTCACGAAGGCCCGCGGCCTCGTGGTCGTCTCCGACGACGGCCCGCTCATCGCGGCCATCGACGAGGCGCTCGCGGCCCAGCCCGACGTGCTCGAGAAGATCCGCGACGGCAAGGTGCAGGCCGCCGGCGCCGTCATCGGTGCGGTCATGAAGGCCATGCGCGGCACCGCCGACGCGGCCCGAGTGCGCGAACTCGTGTTGGAGCGCGCGCAGCAGCAATAA
- the gatA gene encoding Asp-tRNA(Asn)/Glu-tRNA(Gln) amidotransferase subunit GatA, whose product MTLINLSAAALADKLASGEVSSVEATQAHLDRIAAVDGDVHAFLHVSADALTTAAAVDAKRAAGEKLGPLAGVPVAIKDVLCTIDMPSTAGSKILEGWVPPYDATVVARLRAANLIPLGKTNMDEFAMGSSTEHSAYGPTHNPWDLERIPGGSGGGSAAAVAAFEAPLALGSDTGGSIRQPAAVTGSVGVKPTYGGVSRYGAIALASSLDQVGPVSRTVLDAALLHDVIGGHDPRDSTSLTDEWPSFTAAALAGRKAESLKGLRVGVVKQLDAPGFQSGVTQRFHESLEILAAAGAEIVEVDAPNFEYAVAAYYLILPAEASSNLAKFDSVRFGLRVNPVGGGTVEDVMAATREQGFGPEVKRRVILGTYALSAGYYDAYYGSAQKVRTLIQSDFAAAFDQVDVLVSPSAPTTAFKIGEKIDDPLAMYLNDVTTIPANLAGIPGMSLPIGLAPEDGLPVGIQIMAPARADARLYEVGATLERLLEEKWGHTLISRIPDLSQTEMRAATEGAI is encoded by the coding sequence ATGACGCTCATCAACCTCAGCGCCGCGGCGCTCGCCGACAAGCTCGCCAGCGGCGAGGTCTCATCGGTCGAAGCCACCCAGGCCCACCTCGACCGCATCGCCGCCGTCGACGGCGACGTGCACGCGTTCCTCCACGTCTCCGCCGACGCACTGACCACGGCCGCCGCCGTCGACGCCAAGCGCGCCGCGGGCGAGAAGCTCGGCCCGCTCGCCGGTGTGCCCGTCGCCATCAAGGACGTGCTCTGCACCATCGACATGCCGTCGACCGCCGGGTCGAAGATCCTCGAGGGCTGGGTCCCGCCGTACGACGCCACGGTGGTCGCCCGCCTGCGCGCCGCGAACCTCATCCCGCTCGGCAAGACGAACATGGACGAGTTCGCGATGGGTTCGTCGACCGAGCACTCCGCGTACGGCCCCACCCATAACCCGTGGGACCTCGAGCGCATCCCCGGCGGCTCGGGCGGTGGCTCCGCTGCGGCCGTCGCCGCATTCGAGGCGCCCCTCGCCCTCGGCTCCGACACCGGCGGCTCCATCCGCCAGCCCGCGGCCGTCACCGGCTCGGTGGGCGTCAAGCCCACCTACGGCGGCGTCTCCCGTTATGGCGCAATCGCCCTGGCCTCTTCCCTCGACCAGGTCGGCCCCGTTTCCCGTACGGTGCTCGACGCAGCTCTACTGCACGACGTGATCGGCGGTCATGACCCGCGCGACTCCACCTCCCTTACCGACGAATGGCCCAGTTTCACGGCCGCGGCGCTCGCGGGCCGGAAAGCCGAGAGCCTCAAGGGACTCCGTGTCGGCGTCGTCAAACAACTCGACGCTCCCGGCTTCCAGTCCGGAGTGACGCAGCGCTTCCACGAGAGTCTCGAGATTCTCGCGGCAGCTGGCGCCGAGATCGTCGAAGTGGATGCACCCAACTTCGAGTACGCGGTCGCCGCGTACTACCTGATTCTTCCGGCCGAGGCGTCGTCGAATCTCGCGAAGTTCGACTCTGTGCGATTCGGCCTCCGGGTCAACCCTGTGGGGGGAGGCACCGTCGAAGACGTGATGGCCGCCACCCGTGAACAGGGTTTCGGTCCCGAGGTGAAGCGCCGCGTCATACTCGGCACCTATGCCCTCAGCGCCGGCTACTACGACGCCTACTACGGCAGCGCGCAGAAGGTGCGCACGCTGATCCAGAGCGACTTCGCGGCGGCGTTCGACCAGGTCGACGTCCTCGTCAGCCCGTCGGCACCGACCACCGCGTTCAAGATCGGCGAGAAGATCGACGATCCGCTCGCGATGTACCTCAACGACGTCACCACCATCCCGGCCAACCTCGCGGGCATCCCCGGCATGAGCCTGCCGATCGGGCTCGCCCCCGAAGACGGCCTGCCCGTTGGCATCCAGATCATGGCCCCCGCGCGGGCGGATGCGCGCCTGTACGAGGTCGGCGCGACCCTCGAGCGCCTCCTGGAAGAAAAATGGGGCCACACCCTCATCAGCCGGATCCCCGACCTCAGCCAGACCGAGATGCGCGCAGCAACAGAAGGAGCCATCTGA